A single window of Salvia splendens isolate huo1 chromosome 6, SspV2, whole genome shotgun sequence DNA harbors:
- the LOC121809481 gene encoding amino acid permease 3-like isoform X1: protein MGESHHHNNQIFDISIDVPHGGATKLYDDDGRPKRTGTLFTATSHIITAVIGSGVLSLAWATAQLGWIAGPAMLFMFSFVTYYASTLLASCYRSGDPDTGKRNYTYMDAVRSNLGGVHVKLCGAVQYLNLFGTAIGYTIAASISMMAIERSNCFHTKGHEDPCKVSNNSYMIAFGVLQVVLSQIPKFDEIWWLSIVAAVMSFTYSLIGLGLGISKVAENGQIRGSLTGVSIGEVTEMEKVWRSFQALGAMAFAYSYSLILIEIQDTIKSPPSEYKTMKKASMISVSVTTIFYMLCGCFGYAAFGDMSPGNLLTGFGFYNPYWLLDIANAAIIIHLVGAYQVFCQPLFAFIEKVAEKHLPESTFSVINKEIPVPVPGLKSPFKLNLFRLVWRTLFVVTTTVISMIMPFFNDVVGLIGALGFWPLTVFFPVEMYISSHKIPKWSSRWICLQMLSGACLIISIAAAAGSVAGVVSDLKVYKPFKTSY, encoded by the exons GAACCCTTTTCACGGCTACTTCACACATCATAACCGCCGTGATCGGATCGGGAGTTCTGTCTCTGGCTTGGGCCACTGCTCAATTGGGATGGATTGCGGGCCCCGCAATGCTCTTCATGTTCTCCTTTGTCACATACTACGCTTCCACCCTTCTCGCCTCGTGCTACCGCTCCGGCGACCCCGACACCGGCAAGAGGAACTATACTTACATGGATGCTGTTAGGTCCAACCTAG GTGGGGTGCATGTTAAGCTATGTGGGGCAGTTCAGTACTTGAATCTCTTTGGGACTGCTATTGGCTACACCATTGCTGCTTCTATAAGCATGAT GGCTATTGAGAGGTCAAATTGCTTCCACACAAAAGGGCATGAAGATCCTTGCAAAGTCTCTAACAATTCTTACATGATTGCATTTGGTGTGTTGCAAGTGGTTCTCTCACAAATCCCCAAGTTTGATGAGATTTGGTGGCTCTCTATTGTTGCTGCTGTCATGTCCTTCACTTACTCCCTCATTGGCTTAGGCCTTGGAATCTCCAAAGTTGCTG AAAATGGGCAAATCAGAGGAAGCCTCACAGGAGTAAGCATTGGTGAAGTCACAGAAATGGAGAAGGTTTGGAGAAGCTTCCAAGCACTTGGAGCAATGGCTTTTGCCTATTCTTACTCATTGATTCTCATTGAAATTCAG GACACAATCAAATCCCCACCATCTGAATACAAGACAATGAAGAAGGCCTCCATGATAAGTGTATCTGTCACCACCATCTTCTACATGCTCTGCGGCTGCTTCGGCTACGCAGCATTCGGTGACATGTCCCCGGGCAACCTCCTCACCGGCTTCGGATTCTACAACCCCTACTGGCTCCTGGACATCGCCAACGCAGCCATAATCATCCACCTCGTTGGCGCCTACCAGGTCTTCTGCCAGCCCTTATTCGCCTTCATCGAGAAAGTCGCAGAAAAACACCTCCCAGAGAGCACGTTTTCCGTCATAAACAAGGAGATCCCGGTCCCAGTCCCGGGCCTAAAGAGCCCCTTCAAGCTCAACCTGTTCAGGCTCGTGTGGAGGACCCTGTTCGTGGTGACAACGACTGTGATCTCCATGATCATGCCCTTCTTCAATGACGTCGTGGGGTTGATCGGGGCGTTGGGGTTCTGGCCCCTCACGGTGTTCTTCCCGGTCGAGATGTATATCAGTAGCCACAAGATTCCTAAGTGGAGCTCAAGATGGATCTGTTTGCAGATGTTGAGTGGGGCTTGTTTGATCATATctattgctgctgctgctggctCAGTTGCTGGAGTTGTTTCTGATCTCAAGGTTTATAAGCCTTTCAAGACTAGCTATTGA
- the LOC121809481 gene encoding amino acid permease 3-like isoform X2 → MTLIFSLLHPTVIVRLYSNNICIGTLFTATSHIITAVIGSGVLSLAWATAQLGWIAGPAMLFMFSFVTYYASTLLASCYRSGDPDTGKRNYTYMDAVRSNLGGVHVKLCGAVQYLNLFGTAIGYTIAASISMMAIERSNCFHTKGHEDPCKVSNNSYMIAFGVLQVVLSQIPKFDEIWWLSIVAAVMSFTYSLIGLGLGISKVAENGQIRGSLTGVSIGEVTEMEKVWRSFQALGAMAFAYSYSLILIEIQDTIKSPPSEYKTMKKASMISVSVTTIFYMLCGCFGYAAFGDMSPGNLLTGFGFYNPYWLLDIANAAIIIHLVGAYQVFCQPLFAFIEKVAEKHLPESTFSVINKEIPVPVPGLKSPFKLNLFRLVWRTLFVVTTTVISMIMPFFNDVVGLIGALGFWPLTVFFPVEMYISSHKIPKWSSRWICLQMLSGACLIISIAAAAGSVAGVVSDLKVYKPFKTSY, encoded by the exons ATTATACTCCAACAATATATGTATAGGAACCCTTTTCACGGCTACTTCACACATCATAACCGCCGTGATCGGATCGGGAGTTCTGTCTCTGGCTTGGGCCACTGCTCAATTGGGATGGATTGCGGGCCCCGCAATGCTCTTCATGTTCTCCTTTGTCACATACTACGCTTCCACCCTTCTCGCCTCGTGCTACCGCTCCGGCGACCCCGACACCGGCAAGAGGAACTATACTTACATGGATGCTGTTAGGTCCAACCTAG GTGGGGTGCATGTTAAGCTATGTGGGGCAGTTCAGTACTTGAATCTCTTTGGGACTGCTATTGGCTACACCATTGCTGCTTCTATAAGCATGAT GGCTATTGAGAGGTCAAATTGCTTCCACACAAAAGGGCATGAAGATCCTTGCAAAGTCTCTAACAATTCTTACATGATTGCATTTGGTGTGTTGCAAGTGGTTCTCTCACAAATCCCCAAGTTTGATGAGATTTGGTGGCTCTCTATTGTTGCTGCTGTCATGTCCTTCACTTACTCCCTCATTGGCTTAGGCCTTGGAATCTCCAAAGTTGCTG AAAATGGGCAAATCAGAGGAAGCCTCACAGGAGTAAGCATTGGTGAAGTCACAGAAATGGAGAAGGTTTGGAGAAGCTTCCAAGCACTTGGAGCAATGGCTTTTGCCTATTCTTACTCATTGATTCTCATTGAAATTCAG GACACAATCAAATCCCCACCATCTGAATACAAGACAATGAAGAAGGCCTCCATGATAAGTGTATCTGTCACCACCATCTTCTACATGCTCTGCGGCTGCTTCGGCTACGCAGCATTCGGTGACATGTCCCCGGGCAACCTCCTCACCGGCTTCGGATTCTACAACCCCTACTGGCTCCTGGACATCGCCAACGCAGCCATAATCATCCACCTCGTTGGCGCCTACCAGGTCTTCTGCCAGCCCTTATTCGCCTTCATCGAGAAAGTCGCAGAAAAACACCTCCCAGAGAGCACGTTTTCCGTCATAAACAAGGAGATCCCGGTCCCAGTCCCGGGCCTAAAGAGCCCCTTCAAGCTCAACCTGTTCAGGCTCGTGTGGAGGACCCTGTTCGTGGTGACAACGACTGTGATCTCCATGATCATGCCCTTCTTCAATGACGTCGTGGGGTTGATCGGGGCGTTGGGGTTCTGGCCCCTCACGGTGTTCTTCCCGGTCGAGATGTATATCAGTAGCCACAAGATTCCTAAGTGGAGCTCAAGATGGATCTGTTTGCAGATGTTGAGTGGGGCTTGTTTGATCATATctattgctgctgctgctggctCAGTTGCTGGAGTTGTTTCTGATCTCAAGGTTTATAAGCCTTTCAAGACTAGCTATTGA
- the LOC121809481 gene encoding amino acid permease 3-like isoform X3, producing MGESHHHNNQIFDISIDVPHGGATKLYDDDGRPKRTGGVHVKLCGAVQYLNLFGTAIGYTIAASISMMAIERSNCFHTKGHEDPCKVSNNSYMIAFGVLQVVLSQIPKFDEIWWLSIVAAVMSFTYSLIGLGLGISKVAENGQIRGSLTGVSIGEVTEMEKVWRSFQALGAMAFAYSYSLILIEIQDTIKSPPSEYKTMKKASMISVSVTTIFYMLCGCFGYAAFGDMSPGNLLTGFGFYNPYWLLDIANAAIIIHLVGAYQVFCQPLFAFIEKVAEKHLPESTFSVINKEIPVPVPGLKSPFKLNLFRLVWRTLFVVTTTVISMIMPFFNDVVGLIGALGFWPLTVFFPVEMYISSHKIPKWSSRWICLQMLSGACLIISIAAAAGSVAGVVSDLKVYKPFKTSY from the exons GTGGGGTGCATGTTAAGCTATGTGGGGCAGTTCAGTACTTGAATCTCTTTGGGACTGCTATTGGCTACACCATTGCTGCTTCTATAAGCATGAT GGCTATTGAGAGGTCAAATTGCTTCCACACAAAAGGGCATGAAGATCCTTGCAAAGTCTCTAACAATTCTTACATGATTGCATTTGGTGTGTTGCAAGTGGTTCTCTCACAAATCCCCAAGTTTGATGAGATTTGGTGGCTCTCTATTGTTGCTGCTGTCATGTCCTTCACTTACTCCCTCATTGGCTTAGGCCTTGGAATCTCCAAAGTTGCTG AAAATGGGCAAATCAGAGGAAGCCTCACAGGAGTAAGCATTGGTGAAGTCACAGAAATGGAGAAGGTTTGGAGAAGCTTCCAAGCACTTGGAGCAATGGCTTTTGCCTATTCTTACTCATTGATTCTCATTGAAATTCAG GACACAATCAAATCCCCACCATCTGAATACAAGACAATGAAGAAGGCCTCCATGATAAGTGTATCTGTCACCACCATCTTCTACATGCTCTGCGGCTGCTTCGGCTACGCAGCATTCGGTGACATGTCCCCGGGCAACCTCCTCACCGGCTTCGGATTCTACAACCCCTACTGGCTCCTGGACATCGCCAACGCAGCCATAATCATCCACCTCGTTGGCGCCTACCAGGTCTTCTGCCAGCCCTTATTCGCCTTCATCGAGAAAGTCGCAGAAAAACACCTCCCAGAGAGCACGTTTTCCGTCATAAACAAGGAGATCCCGGTCCCAGTCCCGGGCCTAAAGAGCCCCTTCAAGCTCAACCTGTTCAGGCTCGTGTGGAGGACCCTGTTCGTGGTGACAACGACTGTGATCTCCATGATCATGCCCTTCTTCAATGACGTCGTGGGGTTGATCGGGGCGTTGGGGTTCTGGCCCCTCACGGTGTTCTTCCCGGTCGAGATGTATATCAGTAGCCACAAGATTCCTAAGTGGAGCTCAAGATGGATCTGTTTGCAGATGTTGAGTGGGGCTTGTTTGATCATATctattgctgctgctgctggctCAGTTGCTGGAGTTGTTTCTGATCTCAAGGTTTATAAGCCTTTCAAGACTAGCTATTGA